One segment of Solanum stenotomum isolate F172 chromosome 1, ASM1918654v1, whole genome shotgun sequence DNA contains the following:
- the LOC125857210 gene encoding cytochrome b561 and DOMON domain-containing protein At3g61750, with protein sequence MVFGCLFKAALSIEISRLLVLSVFFVILFGFQREKNVAVMAIDEDEKALCSVNLAEFLPPPYGGLENMVCQPVWNSFLLRYSQSKDNVITIVLSTIYTSGWVGIGFSRDGMMINSSCMAGWVTPAGHGKIKQYYVEGFTPSKIIPDKGELPLASVPPLIYLQGATVYLAFQLKYPTPLKTQPMLLAFSTKYPQHHHLTAHEDKTTIKFDFSSGSPFAVTATPNNYISSKTHGVLGILGWGLFLPFGAIFARHFRSQPLWYCFHVSAQFIGFILGLAGVVLGIQLNNKLQPDIPGHQGIGILILVLSILQVLAFFVRPDIDNKYRKYWNYYHSWVGRTALFFGALNIVLGMHYAGAGQGWKISYGFILASTMLACIILEMLLRLKKLDEPTRPSNYAMNTI encoded by the exons GCTGCTCTAAGTATTGAAATCTCAAGATTGTTGGTGCTGTCAGTGttctttgtgattttgtttGGTTTTCAAAGAGAGAAGAATGTGGCAGTTATGGCTATTGATGAAGATGAAAAAGCGCTTTGTAGCGTTAATCTGGCAGAATTTCTTCCTCCTCCATATGGTGGTCTTGAAAATATGGTTTGTCAACCTGTTTGGAACTCTTTTCTGCTGCGT TACTCTCAAAGTAAAGACAATGTGATCACCATTGTGTTATCAACCATTTACACAAGTGGATGGGTAGGAATAGGGTTCTCCCGCGACGGAATGATGATCAATTCTAGCTGTATGGCTGGATGGGTGACTCCTGCAGGTCATGGAAAAATCAAACAGTATTATGTTGAGGGCTTCACTCCCTCGAAAATCATACCAGATAAAGGAGAGTTGCCATTGGCAAGTGTTCCACCTCTCATCTATCTTCAAGGTGCCACAGTTTACTTGGCCTTCCAGTTGAAGTATCCAACTCCTCTCAAAACTCAACCAATGTTACTAGCCTTCTCCACCAAATATCCTCAGCACCACCATCTAACCGCTCATGAGGATAAAACAACCATAAAATTTGACTTCTCTTCAG GTTCTCCATTTGCTGTCACTGCTACACCTAATAACTATATTAGCTCAAAGACCCATGGGGTATTGGGTATATTGGGATGGGGACTATTCTTGCCCTTTGGAGCCATTTTCGCAAGACACTTTAGGAGCCAACCATTATGGTACTGCTTTCATGTATCTGCTCAATTCATAGGATTCATACTAGGACTTGCCGGAGTGGTTCTTGGAATTCAGCTCAACAACAAGCTGCAACCCGATATTCCAGGACATCAAGGCATAGGCATTCTTATTCTTGTGCTTAGCATTCTTCAG GTTTTGGCATTCTTCGTAAGACCAGATATAGACAACAAGTATCGCAAGTACTGGAATTATTATCACAGTTGGGTGGGGAGGACAGCTCTCTTCTTTGGAGCTTTGAACATAGTATTGGGGATGCATTATGCAGGTGCAGGGCAAGGATGGAAAATAAGTTACGGATTTATTCTCGCTTCAACAATGTTGGCATGCATCATCCTGGAAATGTTGCTAAGGCTAAAGAAGTTGGATGAACCAACTCGTCCTTCAAACTACGCTATGAATACAATCTAG